A single window of Agromyces aureus DNA harbors:
- a CDS encoding fumarylacetoacetate hydrolase family protein produces MTTSSLPPEIPFALARYRDGDTVRLAIVVGARLRPISADELGASDLNAFLASPDWERLGALAAGDAAGTEWMPLADVVLTAPVEPRQLLQTGANYRQHVIELVAAGLTNNTDRSPEESRDLAAKMMDDRAANGEPYFFIGLPACVVGDDVPLELPAYSEVHDWELELAVVIGRPAFRVSREDALEHVAGYTIANDITTRDLVFRKDMKEIGTDWYRAKNAPGFTPAGPFLVPASFVDGSDAQVRLELNGQVMQDASTSDLLFDIPALVSAASQTMPLLPGDLLLTGSPAGNGQHWRRFLQDGDVMTGSITGLGTQVVRCVAAA; encoded by the coding sequence ATGACGACGTCGTCACTTCCCCCCGAGATCCCCTTCGCGCTCGCGCGATACCGTGACGGCGACACCGTGCGCCTCGCCATCGTGGTCGGCGCCCGGCTCCGCCCGATCAGCGCCGACGAGCTCGGGGCATCCGACCTCAACGCCTTCCTCGCCTCGCCGGACTGGGAGCGCCTCGGCGCCCTCGCGGCCGGCGATGCAGCAGGCACCGAATGGATGCCGCTCGCCGACGTCGTCCTGACCGCCCCCGTCGAGCCGCGCCAGCTGCTGCAGACCGGTGCCAACTACCGCCAGCACGTCATCGAACTCGTTGCGGCCGGCCTCACGAACAACACCGACCGCTCGCCGGAGGAGTCGCGGGACCTCGCCGCGAAGATGATGGACGACCGCGCCGCGAACGGCGAGCCGTACTTCTTCATCGGCCTGCCGGCGTGTGTGGTCGGCGACGACGTGCCGCTCGAACTCCCCGCCTACAGCGAGGTGCACGACTGGGAGCTCGAGCTCGCCGTCGTGATCGGGCGCCCGGCCTTCCGCGTCTCCCGCGAGGACGCCCTCGAGCACGTCGCCGGCTACACGATCGCGAACGACATCACGACCCGCGACCTCGTGTTCCGCAAGGACATGAAGGAGATCGGCACCGACTGGTACCGGGCGAAGAACGCGCCGGGCTTCACCCCCGCGGGTCCGTTCCTGGTGCCGGCGTCGTTCGTCGACGGCTCCGACGCGCAGGTGCGTCTCGAACTGAACGGCCAGGTGATGCAGGATGCCTCGACGAGCGACCTGCTCTTCGACATCCCTGCGCTCGTCTCCGCCGCATCGCAGACCATGCCGCTCCTGCCCGGCGACCTGCTGCTCACCGGCAGCCCGGCCGGCAACGGCCAGCACTGGCGCCGGTTCCTGCAGGACGGGGACGTCATGACCGGGTCGATCACCGGGCTCGGAACGCAGGTCGTGCGTTGTGTGGCCGCAGCATGA
- a CDS encoding cyclase family protein yields the protein MSAPSERPAELDRSDPESEIAARAEAYRNWGRWGADDALGTLNFIDDAKRAAAAATATTGRVISLAQAFDMAGPQKGWRRRTNPVHTMLDTGTDAERGQGFPHGLGGADDVIAMPLQCSTQWDGLGHIFDHGFAWNGRRAGDVVTSEGDLVTGIEHAASVIVSRGVLLDVGRHLRPDTGELADGYAITVDDLEATIAAQGSTSAVGRGDIVLVRTGQYARTRREGWGEYAGGSAPGLSLTTAGWLHRTEIAAIATDTWGFEVRPNEFDAPAFQPLHQVAIPNIGLTIGEMWNLDELSDACAETGRYEFLLSAAPLPITGAVGSPINPVAIL from the coding sequence ATGAGCGCCCCGAGCGAACGGCCCGCCGAACTCGATCGCTCCGACCCCGAGTCGGAGATCGCGGCCCGCGCCGAGGCCTACCGAAACTGGGGCCGCTGGGGTGCCGACGACGCGCTCGGCACCCTCAACTTCATCGATGACGCCAAGCGCGCTGCGGCCGCGGCGACCGCGACCACCGGCCGCGTGATCTCGCTCGCGCAGGCGTTCGACATGGCGGGACCCCAGAAGGGGTGGCGCCGCCGCACGAATCCCGTGCACACCATGCTCGACACGGGCACCGACGCCGAGCGCGGCCAGGGGTTCCCGCACGGGCTCGGCGGCGCCGACGACGTGATCGCCATGCCCCTGCAGTGCTCCACGCAGTGGGACGGCCTCGGCCACATCTTCGACCACGGCTTCGCCTGGAACGGGCGTCGCGCAGGGGACGTCGTCACGAGCGAGGGCGACCTCGTCACGGGCATCGAGCACGCGGCATCCGTCATCGTGTCGCGTGGGGTGCTGCTCGACGTGGGCCGGCACCTGCGGCCCGATACCGGCGAACTCGCTGACGGCTACGCGATCACGGTCGACGACCTGGAGGCGACCATCGCCGCACAAGGATCGACGAGCGCGGTGGGGCGCGGCGACATCGTGCTCGTGCGCACAGGTCAGTACGCACGCACCCGCCGCGAGGGCTGGGGCGAGTACGCCGGCGGCTCGGCCCCCGGTCTGTCGTTGACGACCGCCGGCTGGCTGCACCGTACGGAGATCGCCGCGATCGCAACAGACACTTGGGGCTTCGAGGTGCGCCCGAACGAGTTCGATGCACCCGCCTTCCAGCCGCTGCACCAGGTCGCGATCCCCAATATCGGGCTCACGATCGGTGAGATGTGGAACCTCGACGAACTCTCCGACGCCTGCGCCGAAACGGGTCGATACGAGTTCCTGCTCTCGGCGGCGCCGCTGCCGATCACGGGTGCGGTCGGCTCGCCGATCAACCCCGTCGCCATCCTCTGA
- a CDS encoding VOC family protein produces the protein MIKLLSHLSYVAVTSPDVEASVKFYEEQVGLTVVDRIDGSVYLRCWGDYYAYSVVIVPGDEPSLDTMAWRTSSAEALEEAAKRIEAAGIQGEWVDAHKIGRAYRFTGPFGHSMTLHWDVTRHHDTEGPNASIYPDRPSRRSKVAGAPRQLDHVTVATSDVDAFVQWYVDVLGFRFMARTVLDEAPISVFSVLTTNEKSHDLGVVLDGSTRAGRVNHYAFWVDTREELLIAADTLMENGIPIEYGPSIHGIGEQNFLYYREPSTLRIELNTGGYRNYVPDWDAQTWKPSQGSNNFYRNGAMPMSMTESFPPADGPSATEEGVPDEIREALLNPYALEGRG, from the coding sequence CGTGAAGTTCTACGAGGAGCAGGTCGGCCTCACGGTCGTCGACCGCATCGACGGCTCCGTGTACCTGCGTTGCTGGGGTGACTACTACGCCTACTCGGTCGTGATCGTGCCAGGCGACGAGCCCTCGCTCGACACGATGGCCTGGCGCACGTCGAGCGCCGAGGCGCTCGAGGAGGCCGCGAAGCGCATCGAGGCCGCCGGCATCCAGGGCGAATGGGTCGACGCGCACAAGATCGGTCGCGCCTACCGCTTCACCGGACCGTTCGGCCACTCGATGACCCTGCACTGGGACGTCACCCGCCACCACGACACCGAAGGCCCCAACGCCTCGATCTACCCCGACCGTCCGTCGCGCCGGTCGAAGGTCGCCGGCGCCCCGCGTCAGCTCGATCACGTCACCGTCGCCACCAGCGACGTCGACGCGTTCGTGCAGTGGTACGTCGACGTGCTCGGCTTCCGCTTCATGGCCCGCACCGTGCTCGACGAAGCGCCGATCTCGGTGTTCTCGGTGCTCACCACGAACGAGAAGTCGCACGACCTCGGCGTCGTGCTCGACGGGTCGACCCGCGCCGGCCGCGTGAACCACTACGCGTTCTGGGTCGACACCCGCGAAGAACTGCTCATCGCCGCCGACACCCTCATGGAGAACGGCATCCCGATCGAGTACGGCCCATCGATCCACGGCATCGGCGAGCAGAACTTCCTCTACTACCGCGAGCCGTCGACGCTCCGCATCGAGCTGAACACCGGCGGCTACCGCAACTACGTGCCCGACTGGGACGCGCAGACCTGGAAGCCCTCGCAGGGCTCGAACAACTTCTACCGCAACGGCGCCATGCCGATGTCGATGACGGAGTCGTTCCCGCCCGCCGACGGCCCCTCGGCGACCGAGGAGGGCGTGCCCGACGAGATCCGCGAGGCGCTGCTCAACCCGTACGCGCTCGAAGGGCGCGGCTGA